In a single window of the Prevotella melaninogenica genome:
- the xpt gene encoding xanthine phosphoribosyltransferase, which translates to MKALRDRILKDGKCFPDGILKVDKFINHQMDPNLMKQICVEFIRRYASTEINKIITIEASGIAPAIMMGFLLDLPVVFAKKKKPSTMGDMLSTSVFSFTKQREYHVVISKEYLGEGDKVLFVDDFLAYGNAAKGMIDLCKKAGAELVGMGFIIEKAFQHGRDAIEAAGVRCESLAIIESLENCEIKMREI; encoded by the coding sequence ATGAAAGCATTACGTGACCGTATCCTTAAGGATGGAAAGTGTTTCCCAGATGGTATCTTGAAGGTAGACAAGTTTATTAATCACCAGATGGACCCTAATCTGATGAAGCAGATTTGTGTGGAGTTTATCCGCCGTTATGCATCAACGGAAATCAACAAGATTATCACAATTGAAGCGAGTGGCATTGCTCCTGCCATTATGATGGGCTTTCTTCTCGACCTTCCTGTGGTCTTTGCGAAGAAGAAAAAGCCTTCGACAATGGGCGATATGCTTTCAACAAGCGTCTTCTCATTTACCAAGCAAAGAGAGTATCATGTCGTAATATCGAAGGAATACTTGGGTGAAGGTGATAAGGTGCTGTTTGTCGACGACTTCTTGGCTTATGGTAATGCAGCAAAAGGAATGATAGACCTTTGCAAGAAGGCAGGTGCAGAGTTAGTTGGTATGGGCTTTATCATAGAAAAAGCATTCCAACATGGTCGTGATGCGATTGAAGCAGCAGGTGTTCGCTGTGAGAGTTTGGCTATCATTGAGTCGCTTGAAAACTGTGAGATTAAAATGAGAGAAATATAA
- a CDS encoding nucleobase:cation symporter-2 family protein, with product MEKSKELIYGLNDRPPIRETIFAALQHLLAIFVAIITPPLIISSALKFDLDTTGFLVSMSLFVSGLATFIQCRRFGPIGAGLLCIQGTSFSFISPIIGAGMLGMVNGKMNVEMGLSYIFGACLVASAVEMIVSRLLPYTRKIITPLVSGIVVSLIGMCLIKAGINSCGGGQAAVDGGTFGSLQNLGLALLVLVSIIFFNRSNNRFLRMASIVLGLLIGCIAAYALKMIDFSNLTGGESLNVPVPFKYGLNFDLGTIIGIGLIYLVTAVEAFGDITANSLISGEPVEGPVFMKRAQGGVFADGFNSFLAAVFNSFPNSIFAQNNGMIQLTGVASRYVGYFIAGALVLLGLFPVVGKVFSLIPDPVLGGATLLMFGTVAAAGIRIIASTEITRKAVLVMAISFAMGLSVEMVPGILDKMPDIIKNIFSSGITTGGLTAILANALIRIKE from the coding sequence ATGGAAAAGTCTAAGGAACTTATCTATGGTCTGAATGATCGTCCACCAATTCGTGAAACTATTTTTGCTGCTTTGCAGCATCTGTTGGCAATCTTCGTGGCCATTATCACACCACCACTCATTATTAGTTCAGCATTGAAATTTGATTTGGATACCACTGGTTTCCTTGTGTCAATGTCTCTCTTCGTGTCAGGATTGGCTACTTTTATTCAGTGTCGTAGGTTTGGTCCGATTGGAGCTGGTCTTCTTTGTATCCAAGGAACCTCTTTCTCTTTTATCAGTCCTATTATTGGTGCAGGTATGCTGGGTATGGTTAATGGCAAGATGAATGTAGAGATGGGACTCAGTTATATCTTTGGTGCCTGTCTTGTTGCATCTGCTGTAGAGATGATTGTGAGTCGTCTCTTGCCTTACACACGTAAGATTATCACACCATTGGTATCAGGTATCGTTGTTTCCCTCATCGGTATGTGTCTTATTAAGGCTGGTATTAACTCTTGCGGAGGTGGTCAAGCCGCTGTTGATGGTGGTACATTCGGTTCATTGCAGAACCTTGGACTTGCTTTACTCGTATTGGTTAGCATCATTTTCTTCAATCGTTCAAACAATCGTTTCCTACGTATGGCATCTATTGTGTTGGGTTTGTTGATTGGTTGTATAGCAGCGTATGCACTGAAGATGATAGACTTCTCAAACCTTACTGGTGGTGAGAGTCTAAATGTTCCAGTTCCTTTTAAATATGGTTTGAACTTTGATTTGGGTACCATCATTGGTATTGGACTTATTTATTTAGTAACAGCAGTTGAGGCTTTTGGTGATATTACAGCCAATTCGCTCATCTCTGGTGAACCTGTTGAGGGTCCTGTCTTTATGAAGAGAGCGCAGGGAGGTGTTTTCGCAGATGGTTTCAACTCTTTCTTGGCTGCTGTCTTCAATAGTTTTCCAAACTCAATCTTTGCCCAAAACAATGGTATGATACAGCTTACAGGTGTTGCCAGCCGTTATGTTGGTTATTTTATTGCAGGTGCTTTGGTACTTTTAGGACTCTTCCCTGTTGTTGGTAAGGTGTTCTCACTTATCCCTGACCCTGTACTGGGTGGTGCAACCTTGTTGATGTTCGGTACAGTTGCTGCAGCAGGTATTCGTATCATAGCTTCTACTGAGATTACTCGTAAAGCAGTGTTGGTTATGGCTATCAGTTTTGCAATGGGTCTGAGTGTAGAGATGGTGCCTGGTATTCTTGACAAAATGCCTGATATCATCAAGAACATTTTCTCAAGTGGTATCACCACAGGAGGTCTTACAGCCATCCTTGCTAATGCTCTTATCCGTATCAAGGAGTAA
- a CDS encoding DUF4251 domain-containing protein: MKRLVLFLFVAVLIVGCATTYYDSEGNPVPKEKMEQLRTAAVKAHLAEHRYRIFVDRMYPMRGPAVYLQNEWGMEVSGDSVGLFLPYFGRVYHVPYGRGGGLTLVEPLTSYKEEPMKDGRRIFMTTRSDFESYQIVLEVFNNATVSLVVNPSGKETISFSGVMELNDTFTPKGHKTSKKRQTTFMKL, encoded by the coding sequence ATGAAACGTTTAGTTTTATTTCTTTTTGTAGCTGTTCTAATAGTGGGCTGTGCTACAACTTATTATGACTCAGAGGGTAATCCTGTACCAAAGGAGAAGATGGAACAGTTGCGTACAGCTGCTGTGAAGGCTCACTTGGCAGAACATCGTTACCGTATATTTGTAGACCGAATGTATCCTATGCGTGGTCCTGCTGTCTATTTGCAGAATGAATGGGGAATGGAGGTAAGCGGTGATTCTGTTGGTCTTTTCCTTCCTTACTTTGGCAGAGTCTATCATGTTCCTTACGGACGTGGTGGCGGCTTGACGCTTGTTGAGCCTCTGACGAGTTATAAGGAAGAGCCAATGAAGGACGGACGTCGCATCTTTATGACAACACGTAGCGATTTTGAGAGCTACCAGATTGTTCTTGAAGTATTCAATAATGCCACTGTTTCGCTTGTAGTTAATCCGAGTGGGAAAGAAACTATTAGCTTCTCTGGAGTGATGGAACTCAATGATACTTTTACGCCAAAAGGTCATAAGACAAGTAAGAAGCGGCAGACAACATTTATGAAATTATGA
- a CDS encoding energy transducer TonB, with translation MINRLYTLFLSLFVSLVAFAQSAGTVASKDAMLYESSRHLYEKGNTLTIISNDFEWPKGLDGSVLPELQHYLTSFFFGQPSDSYAAGWKQFESSLGKEVRAIKDDAGAERRFYDMGLRCLWLEPGRYISFLARLEERNATSVITAKHSYFTFDLINKKVLTQNDVFNQTRMWQDPNVRYQFYELLDYTANTHTEDSINWDILPNQFALIGQNIRFDLGVDNGGGVYSEVSNDMVDVLFSKSFKKWQKQSLSYAGTKKLPNEAVYVSLSPDSVFPEILPQFDGNLAAAIGQNISYTGLSPATTPVGRTYASFIVDTDGSLKDIVFLTVNNIELNRSFAAALQLLRGWKPAIHNGKPVACRYNLPLTLHFQ, from the coding sequence ATGATTAACCGACTTTATACTTTGTTCCTGTCACTGTTCGTAAGCCTTGTGGCTTTCGCACAGTCGGCAGGAACTGTTGCGTCTAAGGATGCCATGCTTTATGAGTCATCCCGTCACCTCTATGAAAAGGGCAATACGCTGACGATTATCTCTAATGATTTCGAATGGCCAAAGGGGTTAGATGGCTCTGTTTTGCCAGAATTACAGCATTATCTTACATCCTTTTTCTTTGGTCAACCCTCTGATAGTTATGCGGCTGGCTGGAAGCAGTTTGAGTCTTCGTTAGGTAAAGAAGTGCGAGCGATAAAGGATGATGCGGGTGCTGAAAGGCGTTTTTATGATATGGGGTTAAGATGTCTTTGGTTGGAGCCAGGCAGATATATTTCTTTTCTTGCCCGCTTGGAGGAGCGTAATGCAACAAGTGTCATTACGGCAAAGCATTCTTATTTTACCTTTGACCTTATTAATAAGAAAGTCTTAACGCAGAATGATGTGTTTAATCAGACACGTATGTGGCAGGATCCTAACGTTCGTTATCAGTTTTATGAACTGTTAGATTATACGGCAAATACGCATACTGAGGACTCTATAAATTGGGATATTCTACCCAATCAGTTTGCACTGATAGGACAGAATATACGTTTCGACCTTGGTGTTGATAACGGTGGAGGAGTTTATTCAGAAGTAAGTAATGATATGGTAGATGTGCTTTTCTCTAAGAGTTTTAAGAAGTGGCAGAAACAGTCATTATCTTATGCAGGCACTAAGAAACTTCCTAATGAGGCTGTATATGTCTCTTTATCACCTGATTCTGTCTTCCCAGAAATATTGCCACAGTTTGATGGAAATTTAGCTGCGGCTATTGGGCAGAATATTTCCTATACAGGACTTAGCCCAGCAACAACTCCTGTGGGGAGAACTTATGCCTCTTTTATTGTTGATACGGATGGTTCCTTGAAAGATATAGTCTTTCTAACGGTAAATAATATTGAGTTGAACCGCAGTTTTGCTGCTGCACTTCAATTATTAAGAGGTTGGAAACCTGCAATACATAACGGTAAACCTGTAGCTTGTAGATATAACCTTCCCCTCACTTTACACTTCCAATAA
- a CDS encoding MBOAT family O-acyltransferase, with translation MVNITQLTTALFEFLSTQDKNWSLCTFPFMVSFLIFFAIYIGLNRYRQTWTKAYVIAFSLFFAFKANGVLMWLLPIVTISSWYLTCFMMRLKRGKVRKIGLAIVILTELLPLLYYKYSNFTLEIFHELLHSNFTPEKMLLPVGISFFTFQAISYTVDIYKGRYPKTAELIDYAFYLTFFPLLIAGPITRAEVLLPQVQTPKDNVNDNLVYKGLWLIICGLIKKALIADYIAQYNNIVFDAPASQSGFGNLMGVLGFSVQIYFDFSGYSDLAIGVAALMGYELKDNFRFPYQSLNLTEFWHRWHIALSTWFRDYLYIPLGGNRKGELHTYLNSFLAMIVAGLWHGASWMFIVWGVLHGFGLVIHKFCRNNGLDKIPDNKYTKGISWFITFSYVSLAWIFFRAADMTTATTLIDNILHNISLADAYTFLMEYPLWLAVVLISLELHSIREADYNWLQSKFINSSWLIKLCIFAVVMQLVINLSHHSIQPFIYTQF, from the coding sequence ATGGTAAATATAACACAGTTGACGACCGCCTTATTTGAATTCTTGTCTACACAAGACAAGAACTGGTCGCTGTGTACATTTCCATTTATGGTTTCTTTCCTCATTTTCTTCGCCATATACATAGGATTAAACCGCTATCGCCAAACATGGACAAAGGCATACGTCATAGCTTTTAGTCTTTTCTTTGCTTTCAAAGCGAATGGAGTTTTGATGTGGCTATTGCCCATTGTTACGATTAGTTCATGGTATCTCACTTGCTTTATGATGCGTTTAAAGCGTGGAAAAGTGCGTAAAATTGGACTTGCCATTGTCATCCTAACTGAGTTGTTACCCCTACTCTACTACAAATACTCAAACTTCACACTTGAGATTTTCCACGAACTCTTACACAGTAACTTCACACCAGAGAAGATGTTGCTACCTGTCGGTATCTCATTCTTCACCTTTCAAGCTATCAGTTACACCGTTGACATCTATAAGGGACGCTATCCTAAGACGGCAGAACTGATTGACTATGCTTTCTATCTTACTTTTTTCCCACTCCTTATCGCTGGTCCTATCACCCGCGCTGAAGTATTGCTCCCGCAGGTTCAGACACCCAAAGACAACGTCAACGATAACCTTGTCTATAAAGGTTTATGGCTGATTATCTGCGGACTGATAAAGAAAGCCCTCATCGCCGACTATATTGCACAATACAATAACATTGTTTTTGATGCGCCAGCAAGCCAAAGTGGCTTTGGTAATTTAATGGGCGTATTAGGCTTTTCAGTTCAAATCTACTTCGATTTCTCGGGCTACAGCGACCTTGCCATAGGTGTTGCAGCCCTAATGGGATACGAACTAAAAGACAACTTCAGATTTCCTTATCAGAGTCTGAACCTCACAGAGTTCTGGCATCGTTGGCATATTGCCCTCTCAACATGGTTCCGCGACTATCTTTACATTCCATTAGGAGGTAACAGAAAAGGCGAACTTCACACCTATCTCAATAGCTTCTTAGCCATGATTGTAGCTGGGTTATGGCATGGTGCATCGTGGATGTTCATTGTTTGGGGTGTGCTACACGGCTTTGGCTTGGTTATTCATAAGTTCTGTCGAAACAATGGACTGGATAAGATACCAGACAATAAATACACTAAAGGAATCAGTTGGTTTATAACATTTAGCTATGTTTCCCTTGCATGGATATTCTTCCGTGCAGCGGATATGACGACTGCTACAACATTAATCGACAATATCCTGCACAACATAAGCCTCGCAGATGCCTACACCTTCCTAATGGAATACCCATTATGGCTTGCCGTAGTGCTGATAAGTTTAGAACTTCATAGCATCCGAGAGGCTGATTACAACTGGCTGCAAAGTAAGTTTATAAATTCTTCATGGCTCATAAAGCTATGTATCTTTGCTGTTGTTATGCAGTTAGTTATTAATCTTAGTCATCATAGTATCCAACCTTTTATCTACACACAATTCTAA
- a CDS encoding SGNH/GDSL hydrolase family protein, with protein sequence MHAQIKTLLLMAAVMAAIIVYAVIPTEITMGSYTIRKITLANLSQPIVEKTKQTKQTVKKVRRNQTILFIGDSMVEGLSRRLGDYAGENGHKLYTVIWYSSSTERWGTTHTLEHFIAEYKPTYVLICLGSNELFINDLAIRTQYVQQLVKKLDNIPFVWISPSTWNGDTGINDVIKENVGKGRFFDSRNLKLERGSDHYHPTWAAAAYWMDTAAKFIGSKECANPLQLNKPKAHHKATKTKLLQPSFEGY encoded by the coding sequence ACTACTCTTGATGGCTGCTGTCATGGCAGCCATCATTGTCTATGCTGTTATCCCAACTGAGATAACAATGGGCAGCTATACCATCCGCAAAATAACACTTGCCAACCTTAGCCAACCAATCGTTGAAAAGACAAAACAAACAAAACAGACCGTAAAGAAGGTGCGTCGTAACCAGACAATCCTCTTTATTGGAGACTCAATGGTAGAAGGTCTTTCGCGTCGGTTAGGCGATTACGCAGGTGAAAATGGACATAAACTATATACCGTCATTTGGTATAGTTCTTCTACAGAGCGTTGGGGAACAACACATACGTTAGAGCATTTCATTGCAGAATACAAGCCAACATACGTTCTTATCTGTTTGGGTAGCAATGAACTCTTCATCAACGACCTTGCCATTCGTACACAATATGTACAGCAGTTGGTGAAGAAGTTAGATAACATACCCTTCGTATGGATTAGTCCTTCCACGTGGAATGGCGACACAGGCATCAATGATGTCATAAAGGAGAATGTCGGAAAAGGACGTTTCTTCGATAGTCGTAACCTCAAACTCGAACGAGGTAGCGACCATTATCATCCTACATGGGCAGCAGCTGCCTACTGGATGGACACTGCAGCTAAGTTTATAGGGAGTAAGGAATGTGCTAACCCACTACAACTCAATAAGCCAAAAGCCCATCATAAGGCAACAAAAACAAAGCTTTTGCAACCATCCTTTGAAGGCTATTAA